In Bos taurus isolate L1 Dominette 01449 registration number 42190680 breed Hereford chromosome 11, ARS-UCD2.0, whole genome shotgun sequence, one DNA window encodes the following:
- the LOC112448889 gene encoding uncharacterized protein yields MTEWVKLLLEAGLGLLPLPPPVPPIGHIRPEAGITSAHVGSVSQHTLRNMTAASALSWKAKAEADVQMQLSAEVPNLPGLSGEKRVKIQKKSLQGSVGRPRHLLMSPQDRVIASSQSKLYGNVAGKQGLWGGGGGGGGARACVGGGGWGKTAGEIPRRGSRPCPHPGPQLPPSPPGSATIKAILIFNNHGKPRLSKFYQPYSEDTQQQIIRETFHLVSKRDENVCNFLEGGLLIGGSDNKLIYRHYATLYFVFCVDSSESELGILDLIQVFVETLDKCFENVCELDLIFHVDKAGLAGAPARAVSAVKNMNLPEIPRNINIGDISIKVPNLPSFK; encoded by the exons ATGACAGAATGGGTGAAGCTGCTGCTGGAGGCAGGCCTGGGgctccttcctctgcctcccccagTGCCTCCTATTGGCCACATCCGGCCAGAAGCTGGCATCACTTCAG CTCATGTGGGCTCTGTCTCGCAGCACACCCTGAGGAATATGACTGCAGCATCGGCATTGTCTTGGAAAGCAAAGGCAGAAGCTGATGTCCAGATGCAGCTGAGTG CAGAAGTTCCCAACCTTCCAGGGCTGTCTGGAGAAAAACGTGTGAAGATCCAGAAGAAGTCACTTCAGGGCAGTGTGGGACG ACCCAGGCACCTGCTGATGTCGCCACAGGACCGTGTGATCGCAAGCTCCCAATCTAAGCTTTATGGGAATGTTGCTGGAAAGCAAGG tttgtggggggggggggggggggggggaggcgcGCGCGCCTGTGTGGGAGGGGGCGGGTGGGGAAAGACAGCCGGCGAGATCCCGAGGCGAGGCTcgcgcccctgcccccaccctggcccccaGCTCCCACCCAGTCCGCCCGGCTCAGCCACGATCAAGGCGATCCTCATCTTTAACAACCACGGGAAGCCGCGGCTCTCCAAGTTCTACCAGCCCTACAGTGAAGATACACAACAGCAAATCATCAGGGAGACATTCCATTTGGTATCTAAGAGAGATGAAAATGTTTGTAATTTCCTAGAAGGAGGATTATTAATTGGAGGATCCGACAACAAACTGATTTATAGACATTATGCAACATTATATTTTGTCTTCTGTGTGGATTCTTCAGAAAGTGAACTTGGCATTTTAGATTTAATTCAAGTATTTGTGGAAACATTAGACAAGTGTTTTGAAAACGTCTGTGAACTGGATTTAATTTTCCATGTAGACAAG GCTGGCTTAGCAGGAGCTCCAGCCCGTGCTGTATCAGCTGTAAAGAATATGAATCTTCCTGAGATCCCAAGAAATATTAACATTGGTGACATCAGTATAAAAGTGCCAAACCTAccctcttttaaataa